The Mya arenaria isolate MELC-2E11 chromosome 15, ASM2691426v1 genomic sequence ACCATTTAGAAGCGACTGAAAACAACTGGCATTGTTACATTTTGTGTCTGTTTTCCAGTTGGACGTGATAGAAGTGATTGAGAAAGCTCACAACGATGAGCTTGAGCCGACCCCTGGTAACACACTGAGACAGACGTTTGAGAACCAGGTGAACAGAATCCTCAACGACGCTCGTGACAAGACTGGAAGTAAAGCTCAGAAATCACTGTCTGAGTTCAACAACTTCAAGGCTATGGTGGTGGCTGGATCAAAAGGGTCTAAGATTAACATCTCACAGGTGAGGGTTAGGGGTCGGGATGTCTTTTAAGATGCACATGTATTTTGCTAACCCTTGGGAGGAGGAATTTGGTATTTCAagtgaagtttttttttgtgaatagCATTAAAAAATTGTACATATAAAGATGTTAGTCTAGGCTAGTAGCTTGTTGGAGTGATTATTGATAATTTGGATTTTAATCAAAgcttttacaaaattatgacaaaaatcaTATAATCAGTCACCGtacacaaaaatacatgtatgtttaggTAAACAGAAAGGGAAAAAaggtaacaaaaacaattttcaatataatatgaaTCATATGACTGATGTTGCTGATGATTCCATCCTGGACTCCGTTAGTGTAACATATAACTTCAATATTGATTATGATTTGAGGTATATTTAATGGCAATCTCTCCCTCCACTCCAGGTTATTGCCTGTGTAGGCCAACAGAACGTGGAGGGAAAGCGTATCCCGTTCGGCTTCCGTCACCGCACACTACCTCACTTCATTAAGGATGATTACGGGCCTGAGTCACGTGGCTTCGTGGAAAACTCGTACCTGGCCGGTCTTACACCATCAGAGTTCTACTTTCACGCCATGGGAGGTCGAGAGGGACTTATTGATACAGCTGTAAAGACAGCTGAAACTGGTGAGTGTAATGGATAAGGGTTTAAGTGGTTGCAAATGTGGAGAGGTTACTGAcctgaatatttttaaatttaaattatgaagGTTTTCTGGAATTTAGGAGACTTCAGGTCTTTGTCACTATAGTTGTTATGTATAAGTATCACAGACTTGCCTGACTGTCATGATCTCTATTGGTTCCCTAAAATATGCAGAATTATACAAACACTCTGGAGTCCTGTCAGACATAATATTCTCATTGAAAGCCCCAATTTCCAACTTCATATGCATCTCTGGACCtctttaataaactttaaatattaaccATTATATAAAGACATCATAAATTCACCAGAGGTCCCTTTTTTTGTCAATGGTTAGCATCCAAGGACCCTCAGTTGAAAAATCTTGGAGGAAAcactatttatatacatatgcaaTCTTCTATTTCCTTTGACAGGTTACATTCAGAGACGTCTTATCAAAGCCATGGAGAGTGTTATGATCAAGTATGACGGCACGGTGAGAAACCAGGTGGAGCAGTTGATCCAGCTCCGATACGGTGAGGATGGGCTGGAGGCCACACGGGTTGAGTTCCAGTCCCTCCCCACGCTCAAACCATCCAACCGGGCCTTTGAGAAAAACTTCAAGTTTGATCCAACAAATGAGAGGTGAGAAAACATAAACACACGTGTGTTAAATTTGTCATAGATATCTATTATGATAGCTTTTTGCATGAACAATTTGTGTTTGTGCAtgcaattaaaattgttttgaattgttttgaaGTAGAATAGgcttaaatctaaaaaaatgttcagGTTGTTCTTTTAGGGTGTTACATCCGTAAAAGATGGTTTGGGGCGCTATCAATACCATTTGATTCTTGAGAGAAATTATTGATTATCCAATTAATGTGGTAAACATTGCATTTCCAAGTGGGTCAGAAATGCTTAAAACTCATGGAATTGTTCAGAAACAGTTTAatgacaatacatacataaagtTGTGGTCTTCATCAATACAgtgcatgtttgttattttgcatTTGTTGTACAACAATTGACTTGCGTTTTTTCCTTAATAGACAGTTGAAGAAAAGTCTTACTGAAGACATCATCAAGGACTTGCTGTCTGACGCCCACTGCCTGTCAGAGATTGAAACTGAATGGGAGACACTGGTGAATGACAGAGACATGGTGCGACAGATCTTCCCCTCCGGAGACAGCAAGATTGTGCTGCCCTGTAATCTGCAGAGAATGATCTGGAACGCTCACAAGATCTTCAAGATTGACAAACGGAAAGTCACAGATATCCACCCAATCAAGATCATTGAAGGTTCGTTGCTTTGCTTAAATACAGAAATTCATAAATCTTTCCAAGTTTCCTTACCCTGATTACATAAGATTTCAAGTTCCCAAACAGTTAAATAAGATTTTGTTGGTGCACCAAAAGAACTCAAATTAATAAGCTTGTACTTCAACTTTCGCTTTAAATACCTCTCATTAATAAGCTCAAATAGTTCTGCTATATTTCATATGTCACAAAATCCATACCATGATTACTATCACACATGACTTAATCTCAAACAGTTCTGCTTTATGTCAAACGCCATGAATTCCAGCCCATGGTAACTATTACTCATGACTTAATCTCGAATAGTTCTGCTATATGTCATATGTCATTAAATCCATCCATTGATAACTATCACACATTACTTAATCTCACGCAGATGTTAAGCAGCTGTGTAGAAGGCTGACAGTTGTGCCAGGAGAAGACAGACTGAGTGTTCTGGCCAACCAGAACGCCACTATCCTCATGAAAGTGCTCATCCGGTCCACATTCTGCTCCAAGCGTGTCATTGAGGAGTTCCGACTCTCTAATGAGGCCTTTGATTGGCTCATTGGAGAAATTGAGACGAAATTCCAACATGCACAGGTTTGTTTTCCTTTGGCATGCATTTCTTTATTCCACTAAATAGGTTCTCATTTTATATTGTCAATTGATGAGCAGTTTTGAATCTTTACTGAGTGATCTtgtcaattgaaataaaaccaaGCTAGTAATGAAATAAAGCCAAGCtagttacatattttaattggcTTGCATTTCGTTGTGCCTTAAGCATATTGACCATTGCTTTGACATTACAGGAAGCAAGCTGTGTAAAATTGatggttttttttaacaagcctgTCAATTCGTAGTGGTCAGTCTGAAAAGCCTATTTGTTCATCAAATGTTTTAGatcaattaatattattcagcttttcaatcaatatattatcTGGTTCAATCCTTGTGTCAAGGGATTTGGTGGATTAACAAGAGATCCCAAAGAATTGATTATGAGCATATGCTTCACTGTATAGATTTTTCCTGCTGCAGCATAATAATACTATTCCCTAACTCCAGGTTCACCCAGGCGAGATGGTGGGTGCTCTAGCTGCCCAGTCCCTCGGAGAGCCTGCCACCCAGATGACACTCAACACTTTCCATTACGCCGGAGTGTCCGCCAAGAACGTAACCCTCGGTGTGCCCAGATTGAAGGAGATCATTAACATCTCAAAGAAGCCCAAGACACCTTCACTGACTGTGTTCCTTATTGGCCAGGCTTCCAGAGATGCTGAAAAGGCTAAGGTATGTAGAATCAGACTTCTGATTGGTGATTGGCTTTATAAAGACGGCCTTAATGAGGTTACTAGCAGTTTTCTGTATAGGTCAAGCTTTAAGCTATATAGGACAGGGTTCATTCAATGTAGGACAGGTTTCTAGCAATTTTGGTATATTCTAATAGGTCATTAAGCCTTTATCTCAAAAAGCTAACAGCTATTTACTTGCACACTGCTTGTTGAGCAGCAAGTTCTATTGCGTATTGGTGTCTAATAAAAACTAAAGCAATATAGTTGATGGGGATGcaagtttttattttagttgGCTTTTATAAAAAACTGGAGGCtagttttatgtaaataaataaataatatgatattaaaaaacagagaagaagaaaacaacataCTTTCAACTTACATGTGTGTTTGATTATTTTCCAGGATGTGCTGTGCCGTTTGGAGCACACAACACTACGCAAGGTAACAGCCAACACGGCCATCTATTACGATCCGGACCCACAGAACACTGTGATCACTGAAGACCAGGAGTGGGTGAACGTGTATTACGAGATGCCGGACTTTGATGTGAGCAAGATCTCTGCCTGGTTGCTGCGTATTGAACTGGACAGGAAGAGAATGACGGATAAGAAACTCACCATGGAGTCCATATCGGAGAAAATCACTGCTGGTATGTCTGCGTGTTTTGATATGAGCCTTGTTTGACTGTAGATCATTTCACATCAGATCAGatcaatttaatttcatatttcatgaATCGTTcaactaaatgaaataaaaatctaGTGAAATATTGCATTTGCCATTGTTTTCTCATGTGATGTATCAAAGGTGTTTCGAAATTgaaacattgtaaataaaagaCTTTGTGAATTGAAAACAATCTGCATTATTATAATGTTCAGAAAGCATTTGTACACTCTCACCAAATCTCATGTTCATTTAGTTGATGTGTTGAAGATCTACAAATAGATCATGTATTGTTGAATTTGAGTTGCTACAACAAAGTACTTGAGTGTTCTCAATGGTGAAACATTTtgcaatttaataattttttatttcatgcttatcTTTCATCAAAAAACGGCTAACTGAAATTTAATCGGAAGATCACACTAAACAAATGCCTGTCTTGCAGGAGATGATGTGTGTATTGGCTTAACTGAGGGATAtagttatgttatattttgataaactccttgtttcaaacagtgagtTTATCAGGATATGACCCACCGTTACTTTTCAATAAACGACTGAAAAGcttgaaaaatatgttgttttcaataactGATGTTCTTATGCACTgctatgtatttgtttgcagGTTTTGGTGATGACTTGAACTGTATCTTCAACGACGACAATGCTGAGAAGTTGGTGCTGCGGTTGAGAATCATGAACTCAGATGACAGCAAGATGCATGATGTAAATATCCCCTAGAATAAATCATCAacattatctataaaaaattaattcttaaaaaatatgaaaaaattgTAGGATTCCTGTACAGAgagttttgttttgaaagattAGAAGCAAGGTTTTCCCTATGAAGCTGGGAGTATTGTGAGAACCATGGTGTACTCATCTCCAGAGAGTCCCAATTTAAAAGGGGCCCAGTAGGGATACACAGAAAGTTCAAAATTGGAAATCCCTGCAAAAAGGCACATGTATAAACAGGGATATTTAAAGTTTCTGTTTTTCAAGCCTGAGACTAATATGACCTCAGGATTTGTAAAGCATCAAATTCTTCATCAGtgttgtcaaaattttaaatacttagactaatattgatttatttttacatgttttgcataTACATTGCTCTTCCAGctaccatttttttttgtatttccaaCAGCTgtcatgttttacatatgtttttttctcccacctaCAATGTTTTACATGTGCTCATTAAAGGAGGAGGAAGCAGCAGACAAGATGGAAGATGATGTGTTCCTACGTTGTATCGAGGCCAACCTGCTCTCAGATATGTCCTTGCAGGGCAATGAAGCCATCGCTAAGGTAAATACAGTTATACGAATTCATGCTTTTTCTTATAGTCTCCCTACCTACCATAATGTGACCACCATGATTTATTCCTGCTTTGTATCAATGCCAACCTGCTGTCAGATATATCTTGATAATTTTAGGTTATCAAAATTTACACAAGCCTATAGAAATTGTTTTGGGATAAAAGtgaaatttttcaaaatttctacGACTTGTATAGTGTTGAGTTGGTACGTTCTTACGGTATTCTTTGTAGGAATACAAACATTCAATCTCATGTAAAAACTATTTtctcattgattttttttataattggttTAAAGCGAACATCAGCCTTGTTCTGTATTTACCAGGTGTACATGCACTTGCCCAATACTGATGATAAGAAGCGCATCTTCATCACGGACGAGGGCGAATTTAAGGCGGTGGCCGAGTGGATTCTGGAAACTGACGGCACTTCTCTCATGAGAGTGCTCAGTGAACGTGATGTGGACCCCATCAGGACAACTACCAACGATATTGTGGAAGTGTTTGCTGTGAGTTTCTTAATGATTCTAACGTTAAGTGTTTCTCAAATGTTAACCAATATGCACTCGAATCATTGAACATTTGCTTTTaccttgtttgttatatatagaAAGTCTTAATTGTGATTCTTGTATAATTTGCTGctggaaatattttgatatgaagTTTGACTTTTACCTGTTTTTGAACTTATACCATCTAAAagatttcaacaaaaaatcaaaGGACATTTATTTGGTGCTTAGAGCTTTAACTGAATAACAGAAAATTCAAGAGTTTCATTATCATCTCCTGATGCATTAATATAACAGGTTACAAACCGGGTAATAGAAagaaattgacatttttgaGATGCAGTTTTAATCCATTGAGGCAACACCACTTGTTTTATTGTCTAAaggataaaaatattgataagaatcaattataataataatgaaactatatttattacattatttattcctTAGACCCTTGGAATTGAAGCTGTCCGTAAGTCCATTGAGAAGGAGATGAACCATGTGATCTCGTTCGACGGTTCTTACGTAAACTACCGTCACTTGGCCCTGCTGTGTGACGTGATGACTGCTAAGGGCCATCTCATGGCCATTACCCGTCACGGCATCAACAGACAGGAGACTGGTGCACTTGCTAGGTGCTCGTTTGAGGAAACAGTAagtttatgatttgttttgctttttcattGAAAGAATTTTGTCAACTTGCttaaaaaaagtgtgaaatgtaatttttgttttaagaattaaTTTTAGGCCTTGAAGGATATAATAAATAAGTCTACAAATCATAGGATTTGGTCTGTCGAATATTATTTTGACTTGACCCATTATGAAATTTCTgttaatttaactttaaaatacaatgtcCCTGaagtataattttgatgttggAGGCATAGATCATAGTAATATTCAACAATTGCATTTCTATCTCAGGTCGATATTTTGATGGAGGCGGCTGCCCACGCAGAATGTGATCCGATGAAGGGCGTGTCAGAGGCCATTATGCTGGGTCAGCTTGCGCGTATCGGGACTGGGTGCTTTGACCTGCTCCTGGACGCGGAGAAGTGTAAATACGGCATGGAGATACCCACCAACATCGGGGCCGGCATGATGGGAGGAGGTACGTGCTTCTGTTTTGCTGTGATATTTAGTACATTCATCATTCAGAGTACCATATGGTGGTATTTAATATTCATGTCATTTTAGATAAGGtgttaaataatttagttaCTTAAGTTTTGATCAGTGCTTTCAAATTTGCCTTATTAACATGGTTAGATAAGGGGAAATTCATTTTGCTTTGGAAACATGATTGTTAAAGGCCGGGGTGCCTGACCCCAAATATCCTACCGGACAGCAATTAAGCCTATTTGGCAAAGGAGGCGTGGTTAATCAGGTTTATGAGGTCTGCTCTGGTCAGcagttttgattgtaaacattcacatgGCTTGTGGTGTTATAACATTCAGATAGAGTGGTACAGAAGAATTTGTCCGTTGCTTTCTCATTTGAGATTAGATAGATAAAGTTTCATAAACCATGACCAATACTTCCACGAATTGTGTTATAATAAGCCATTTGATAGTATACCACCCAAGATAATGGATGTTTCCCCCATATGGCAGTTACAACCTCATACTATGATAGTAAACCTGTAGTTAACAGGAATTGGTAGTGAAATTCAGTTGGCTGTTAAAGGGTCATGAACTTTCAAGCTCTGTCAATCAACATTGCTGggaaatttgaatttgtttgacagttattaattttttttatttgaaagtagtatttataattgtttgagagacttgaaatgcacaaaatatgtttatgatacATTTAAGGAACCATCTTGcaaattttagcattttttgttcgttaattatttgtatatttgaaaaaaatgtactggCAGTCTGTATTAGCAAACAGCTCTGTGATGTCAAGTGAAGTGGCCATTTTTCTGACTGTCTGCCTTTTATACTATTACCCCGACCTTTAAGCACAGGGTTCTCGATAAGTTTcagttgaactgtctcaaatagtaaagtaactgACCAGTTAatctacttattctacttaaaattcatttagttttccaattTTTAAGTATTTGGTTGCGCTTCCTATTATACTGTTTCAGGttgtatgaaaatattgatttttcatggtttcaaaattaaatgtttaattgccGACAATTAAACCTATACTGATATTTCCTATTTTCAGTTGGTACAGGCATGTTCTTTGGTGGAGGGGCGAGCCCGGCTGCTGGAATGTCTCCTCAGATGACCCCATGGCAACAGAGTGCCACACCTGGTTATGCTGGGGCCTGGTCACCGGGTGTTGGCAGCGGCATGACCCCTGGGGCAGCCGGGTTCTCACCATCTCAGTCAGAGAGTGGCTACAGTCCTGGGTACAGCCCTGCATGGTCCCCCCAGCCTGGCTCCCCAAGCTCCCCTTCGAGCCCCTACATTCCAAGCCCACGTGGAGCTATGTCACCAAGTTACAGTCCGACATCGCCCTCGTATATACCGAGCTCACCAGCCATGTCTGGTGGAACACCACAGAGTCCTGGATATTCACCAACATCGCCAAGCTACAGTCCAACAAGTCCTGGATATTCGCCATCATCGCCGAATTACAGTCCGACGTCGCCATCATATTCGCCAACAAGTCCTTCCTACAGCCCGACGAGCCCGTCGTATAGTCCTACCAGTCCATCATATTCTCCGACAAGCCCCAGTTATAGCCCGACTAGTCCCAGCTATAGCCCAACCTCACCAAGCTACAGTCCAACTAGTCCTAGCTATTCACCGACAAGTCCGAGCTATTCACCAACAAGCCCAAGTTACTCGCCCACTAGCCCCAGTTACAGCCCAACTTCCCCCTCATATTCCCCAACTTCCCCCAGTTACAGTCCTACAAGCCCGTCATACTCCCCAACAACTCCAAGCTACTCCCCAACGAGTCCAAGCTACTCTCCAACTTCACCGAGCTATTCTCCAAGTAGCCCCAACTATAGCCCCTCTTCACCAAGTTACAGCCCCTCAAGCCCCAGTTACTCCCCAACCAGCCCCTCCTACTCGCCGTCAAGCCCCAATTACAGCCCCTCGTCCCCATCTTATTCCCCCTCCTCACCGAAATTCAGCCCCCAGTCCCCCAGCTATTCACCCACCTCCCCCTCCTACTCCCCCTCCAGTCCCAAGTATTCCCCTGCATCTCCAAGTTACTCCCCGACAAACTTCAGCTACTCCCCCAGTTCTCCTCAATATTCCCCCTCCTCTCCTGCATACTCCCCTTCATCCCCTGCATATAGCCCAGGTGCTGCGAGTGACAGGGGATCACACAAGTATTCCCCAAGCTCCCCGCAGTACAGCCCGACATCCCCAACATATTCCCCCTCGAGTCCTCAATATTCCCCCGCAAGTCCGAGTTACTCGCCCTCAAGCCCCCAATATTCCCCCGCTAGCCCCTCCTACAGCCCTTCAAGTCCCCAATACAGCCCTTCATCACCCGCCTACACACCTACCACCCCGAAATATTCACCCACCAGCCCGACATACAGCCCAGCTGATGAGGACAGTGATATGGACTAGAATGGTGGTTTTGATTAGAGTATGGGTTGTGATAGTTACTATGAGTATTCAAACTGTGCGGAAAACAGCAAGTCAGTTGCTAAATAATTGTGAAAGAGTTTTGCTGAGTTTTTGTCTTATTCATGTTGGTAAGCACACTCACATCTGTGACATAACTGATAAAActatgtgaattttttttttggacatGGTGGATGTTTTGTACAGATATGTGAAGAAAAGGTGAAATTCATAGATATTGTACAT encodes the following:
- the LOC128219910 gene encoding DNA-directed RNA polymerase II subunit RPB1-like is translated as MAYTGDSNATLRDAKRVQFGILGPDELRRLSVTEGGLKYSETMEGGRPNLGGLMDPRQGVIDRSARCQTCAGNMSECPGHFAHIELAKPVFHVGFLTKTIKVLRCVCFYCSKLLVEPSNPKMKDVLSRSKGQPGKRLSAVYDLCRTRKECEGGDEMDTKLEKDDPGREGNDAKKKIGHGGCGRYQPIIRRMGLDLTCEWKKTNEENQEKKIVLTAERVYEILKRISDEESTVLGMDPKFARPDWMVLTVMPVPPLCVRPAVVMFGSARNQYDLTHKLSDIIKANNNLKRNEQNGAAAHIIAEDTKMLQFHVATFTDNELPGLPRAVQKSGRPLKSVKQRLKGKEGRVRGNLMGKRVDFSARTVITPDPNLRIDQVGVPRTIAQNMTFPELVTPFNIDRLHDLVRRGANQYPGAKYIVRENGERIDLRFHPKASDLHLQIGYKVERHMQDGDYVVFNRQPTLHKMSMMCHQVKILPWSTFRMNLIVTTPYNADFDGDEMNLHLAQSLETRAEISQLASVPRMIITPQSNRPVMGIVQDTLTAVRKMTKRDVFLTRGEVMNILMFLPSWDGHMPQPAILKPKPQWTGKQIFSLIIPGRVNLIRTHSTHPDEEDKGPYRWISPGDTKVLIEDGELMSGILCKKSLGTSAGALAHVVFLEMGYEIAGYLYGNIQTVVNNWLLIEGHSIGIGDTIADPETYIEIQDTIKKAKLDVIEVIEKAHNDELEPTPGNTLRQTFENQVNRILNDARDKTGSKAQKSLSEFNNFKAMVVAGSKGSKINISQVIACVGQQNVEGKRIPFGFRHRTLPHFIKDDYGPESRGFVENSYLAGLTPSEFYFHAMGGREGLIDTAVKTAETGYIQRRLIKAMESVMIKYDGTVRNQVEQLIQLRYGEDGLEATRVEFQSLPTLKPSNRAFEKNFKFDPTNERQLKKSLTEDIIKDLLSDAHCLSEIETEWETLVNDRDMVRQIFPSGDSKIVLPCNLQRMIWNAHKIFKIDKRKVTDIHPIKIIEDVKQLCRRLTVVPGEDRLSVLANQNATILMKVLIRSTFCSKRVIEEFRLSNEAFDWLIGEIETKFQHAQVHPGEMVGALAAQSLGEPATQMTLNTFHYAGVSAKNVTLGVPRLKEIINISKKPKTPSLTVFLIGQASRDAEKAKDVLCRLEHTTLRKVTANTAIYYDPDPQNTVITEDQEWVNVYYEMPDFDVSKISAWLLRIELDRKRMTDKKLTMESISEKITAGFGDDLNCIFNDDNAEKLVLRLRIMNSDDSKMHDEEEAADKMEDDVFLRCIEANLLSDMSLQGNEAIAKVYMHLPNTDDKKRIFITDEGEFKAVAEWILETDGTSLMRVLSERDVDPIRTTTNDIVEVFATLGIEAVRKSIEKEMNHVISFDGSYVNYRHLALLCDVMTAKGHLMAITRHGINRQETGALARCSFEETVDILMEAAAHAECDPMKGVSEAIMLGQLARIGTGCFDLLLDAEKCKYGMEIPTNIGAGMMGGVGTGMFFGGGASPAAGMSPQMTPWQQSATPGYAGAWSPGVGSGMTPGAAGFSPSQSESGYSPGYSPAWSPQPGSPSSPSSPYIPSPRGAMSPSYSPTSPSYIPSSPAMSGGTPQSPGYSPTSPSYSPTSPGYSPSSPNYSPTSPSYSPTSPSYSPTSPSYSPTSPSYSPTSPSYSPTSPSYSPTSPSYSPTSPSYSPTSPSYSPTSPSYSPTSPSYSPTSPSYSPTSPSYSPTSPSYSPTTPSYSPTSPSYSPTSPSYSPSSPNYSPSSPSYSPSSPSYSPTSPSYSPSSPNYSPSSPSYSPSSPKFSPQSPSYSPTSPSYSPSSPKYSPASPSYSPTNFSYSPSSPQYSPSSPAYSPSSPAYSPGAASDRGSHKYSPSSPQYSPTSPTYSPSSPQYSPASPSYSPSSPQYSPASPSYSPSSPQYSPSSPAYTPTTPKYSPTSPTYSPADEDSDMD